Below is a window of Plasmodium chabaudi chabaudi strain AS genome assembly, chromosome: 10 DNA.
caTGGGCTcgttacaaaaaaaatacgctcactaaaaattatatttttttttaaaaataagaatataaaagctatacttttattcttaaaacattattggcattttattctttttttataacattttatgaaagagaaatatgcaataaataagatttatataaagagcttaagaatataattacgcaaaacaaaaaaaagaaaaacgaCTACATGTTTATAAACcattctttttatatttatcattctATACATAAGACAAAGTTGCTTATTATGTGCAAAAACAACATGTTATTGTTTGTTTTTCAACATGTTTTCCTTTTCGttatatcttttaaaaaaataaataatcaaggtatttaaaaaatgttccCAATTTACGCATGCATTTCAAATAAAGTccttttatttgaaaatgggaaatataatttttcaagaataaatgtatataattacaaaatgtttaagaaaaaacatgcatatatgtcTAATCCCAATGTATTAAGTgaacttattttttatttggaaAATGCGTACACTCATTGATGATGTGTTCGTTTTACTATAATATGATGTTATAccgataaaaaatacaaatcgAAAAATcggaatattttttatataaataacactattacatttttacgAATTTTGTCATGCTTTTAAGTTACAAAACATAACTTGATATATACCCACCTGTTCTATcctattataaaaatgtatagaTGAATAAATTCAAAGTATTTTTTACACAATATTAAAGAGGAAGGTGATAAGTGTTAATCCAAAgaattgtattttatagAATAAGTTAATTatgcaattatttttagtacttcaatttttctaaaaagaaaaaaataaaacacatTTGGTATGTACAGGTTTTTGTTCTAATTTCTACTCTATAAGTTGCACTATTCCTTTTGGCTATctgatttttatatatttatttttttccttttttacgATAACCtcattaataatattgtttaCAATGagataaaataacaaaGTTTTCCCATGGAAATAAAGgaactatattttattaactttGGGTAATGAACTTGAtggcattattttttcatttttttttttttgtctctTTACTTTCCTTTCTTTTTACATCTCTATCCTGTAACATTTTACACGTTCAGAACATTTTCTTTACCTTTTTAAGGCAATATTATGCGCtagtatttatttatttcaatttatatattcgcATAGAGTattggaaaaatatttattaaattttttttttctctcgtttacatatttgcaaatacaaaattatggtgagatatattaaaaaaaatagtaaataaataaaataaaaccaTTAGCATATTTACCAAATAAATCATAAACTTGTTATATTCCatactattaaaaaaaatatattggtAATACTATTATATGTTAAGGGCAagttttcattttgattcatatttattaatatattttactgcatatttttgaagattcaaaaaagtaaaaataagtaaaaacataatattacgtagtataaaataatatgccaATTTGCGCCACCCCTTGTAAGTAGTAATATTTCGAACAAACTGTAATCAAGTATAGTCCAAATTGCAAACGAAAAAGGGACAAGGTTAATATAGAGATagagaaaaacaaaaaaggaaatgcATAGATAGTTACCAAAATGGATTTAATTGTCATTACGCCCTATGATGAAGAACTGGATGATATCGAAGagttaaataataaaatattggctcttgaaatgataaaacataataagtcaaatgtaaataaaaatgcagATAATTCATGCcctaatataaaaaagttagTGTTACCAGGTGAATCAgtattagaaaaaaaagataaagcCAGATTCTTAAAGGGAAGTGGGTTGtatgaagaagaagaaaattttTGTGCATGTATATTGGGAAgtgtaaattatataaataaattagtaTATGTAGAACCATTGCGAGGGAAATATACAGGTTCAGTAGGTGATTTATTAgttggaaaaataaaagatataaataatgataaatggGTTGTAGAAATAGGATCATATTGTAGGGCCCTATTATCAATAACACAAACTAATATAAGTTTGTTTAGTCAAAGAATACGATTATATAATgatgttataaatatgattaatatatataaacccAATGATGTCATTGCATGTGAAGTTCAAAGAATATTAACAGATGGCTGTATTGTTTTACATACTAGATCATCTATATATGGTAAATTATCGAATGGAATTTTAATTACAGTTCCACAAACATTAGTACAAAATCAGAAGAAGCACATATTTGTATTCCCATGTAATgtacaaataattttaggAATGAATGGATTCATTTGGATTTCTTCtccaattaaaaaatcgaaaGACACAAACCCAAACAGTATCgatgaaaatattgaagGGAATAAATTTGAAGAGGTAGATGATACTActcgaaaaaatattagtatcattagtaatattattaaattattagccaaatatcatattaatattaattatgatattattactaaaatatatatgcaatataCTTCGAATAAAAGCAATACACCcagttatattttaaagccATATGTATCTGATTCTTATCTATTTAGTTATTTAGAGAATTTTACTAAGTAAGAAtcattacattttttttcattctttCTCATTTATTATGCACAATTGTGTATATACTTGTTCATTTGGGTATTTTGGGACCCTTTAACAATgtttacttatttatttggatatatatatatgattatatatCGAGTAATCTAAGAATATGTTTCCACCGACTAATTTTTAGTAATTTTTTCTCCCTTCAAATTAAATGGGCTAattaaagatatatataacgtTTACTTCATCAGTTTTCtattatattgttatatatattttttggcaTAATTTGATACTTTTttcatactttttttatcatatatcaattttttatttgtttggTTTATATTTACGTGTATAATGTTactatttatacaaaaacaCAATAAAcgcttttaaaaaaacatacgtttatacatacattatgtaaatatatatagtgtgttcgaaaatattattcatatgtaATGTATATGGGTCATGCGAATATATAATCAGATATGCTATATATTAATGCTCTCTTAAAATTATAGGGAAACAATTAgagcatatttttttgttttggtGAAAATGTGCCAATTGAGTCAAGATGCACCAAGCATCATTAAgccacaaaaaatatatttggaggcatttattattttcttttttcagTTACgttaaatatgcatatgcattAAAATTGAGAATTACACATCAATGATAAGAAAGGTATGCGAAAGGAAGGGGaaagaaacaaaaacaTTTATCATATTGCAAAACCTACAACTTAACCTATATGTTGTTTTCTCTTGTACGAGATGACTTTATACTTGAAACAAAAGTTTGCATTTTATTCTTCAGAATTTCATGGTTTTTCCTTGTATGCTTTAATTGTAATTGTAAGTTTGTTCTCCCTTTCTTAAACTTTTCCATTTCTTCATGCATTTTGTTCTTGTTATTTAATaacttattatatttgttattatttttttctacattCTCTCTCATCATATTTATCCTTGAttccatataaataatgtctttatcaatattttcttgtgcttttattagttttattttatttttttttaattgaaaTAATCGACTTTTATAGGCCTTGTTTCTATTAATTTCAgtgattatattattttctaagCCTTCATTTATTCTGCTAAAATTAGttatacttttttctaatttttttaattctttattattttctgatAATTCTTTATTCAGCTTTTTTGTGATTGCctctaaattttttatcctATCGactgtatatattataccaCCTCTATTCTTTCTTAATTTTAGTGACAAAAAATTTGTgtaattattcatatatgaTGATGCATCTTTTACTTCCTTTAAATTAATGGATTCAATTTTGTTCATTATTTCGTTTTCTGAGACTttgattttcattttgatttCGCTTCTAAAGAAAGGACCTACACAATctattttaaaactttttattatataatattattaaagaCAAGGAAGGTATCGGTTTCCtttctaaatatttttacttatatTTCTGTTAATATGTTccttatttaatatatcgtATATACTCACACCCTTTACACACATATAATTGACGTTGTAAACACACAATAATTTAATGATTGGGGATTTGTACAAGTAGCAATAATTACTTGAATGtagctttaaaaaaaacaaaaagcaATAAATTAactaattatatatatacaaaataaaaatagtcggttatctaaattatattactaaaatataatgcaaatagtgatttttaaaatatgcttATGTTTCATCTTTAATTTACAAATTATAGCTATTACGCTTATAGAATATATAgagacattttttttgaaaaataccTCGGAATTATTAGACAAACAATGATTTATCAAACAACATACAGTTTTACAAATACAAAGGATacataaatgaataaataaatatatatacattcaATGCATATACGGAAAGAACAAATTGcataattgtaaaaaatatatgggacttaaaattgaaataatGACTAATAGGTAATTgtctaatattttaaaagtatAGTAAAATCCTCCTTTTTtatcttatatattttaattactacaacaaaattatatatattttgttttggaAATGTTCTTACATTTTTaggttatttttttttttttgagaaCACCCAATAGtgcaataataaattgCGCAATGtaggaataataaaatttcccaattatgtttttttccgtttttttaataaatatcctttaaaaaaacatataacaAGGAATAACGtattttatgataaaatgaaatataattcCCTAAATTCATGAAGCTTTTAATTACAATTTattgtacatattttataattatgaaaaaatttccTGTCCTTATTTTGTTCACTTTTTAACATTCTTTCCATAAGCTGTTTTACTTAGTCAATTCCCCTCTttagtataatatatataccataaaattgtattttttgtttaattttggataatttatcatttagTTAAATGTGAGTATTACTAATTTATCACATGGTAattctttttaaatatatatatggacAATATGATATCAGCACACACCATATCCCAAAAAAACTGATTTATGGACATAAAAGTATACacatatagaaaaataatcaaatatGATTATGCATCCATTCTAGAACATTTTAGATATTTCTAAGtataaaatgcatatattctGTAATTGACCATGTCACAATTAAATAACCAATTAAACGGCGAACTTatgaatgataatatacatcctctttttaaatatatatagtaggaatataagaaaattgaataa
It encodes the following:
- a CDS encoding exosome complex component RRP4, putative — its product is MDLIVITPYDEELDDIEELNNKILALEMIKHNKSNVNKNADNSCPNIKKLVLPGESVLEKKDKARFLKGSGLYEEEENFCACILGSVNYINKLVYVEPLRGKYTGSVGDLLVGKIKDINNDKWVVEIGSYCRALLSITQTNISLFSQRIRLYNDVINMINIYKPNDVIACEVQRILTDGCIVLHTRSSIYGKLSNGILITVPQTLVQNQKKHIFVFPCNVQIILGMNGFIWISSPIKKSKDTNPNSIDENIEGNKFEEVDDTTRKNISIISNIIKLLAKYHININYDIITKIYMQYTSNKSNTPSYILKPYVSDSYLFSYLENFTK